The Hippoglossus stenolepis isolate QCI-W04-F060 chromosome 11, HSTE1.2, whole genome shotgun sequence genome includes a window with the following:
- the aire gene encoding autoimmune regulator, whose translation MSRVEAFRDTNLRSLLRESRTDIAMAVDDPFPLVYGLADKNIITDQMLKDTLEKESREGIHKAMYSLLSWVLEQRRSTIQAFWRNMSKDYNLDSYSKLQTLLSNLHSKRDAAGSRGEKRSPRCDKTPHVKKRSHDDRETGSSKISHYHAKTSDGPGGKVKLYRVKNEAPAPQLTSGNSVQVVSSSVQGGVTLSSSSSSSSSSTELSVSHEAREKIHIKQVFGSDGTRKCIKEDTSAELKFKAAKSTFHHKGGTTTGMKVHYNDDECAVCKDGGELLCCDGCPRALHLTCLDPPLTTIPSGSWQCEQCRGVKREKDQLTLQAVVAQPQQTNTNTFIDASFFSSLSSSSLTSVTASVNGPAARNQCSGLDSVREVCGLCRLGGDLTQCLQCLGRFHVHCLFSKGRSICSSCSSCSRPWGSSAEKEAEPRGSQLTPAVQNTLSHDQITSAPEPILHTAELDSILGDQGSMDGILQWAFHNISRPLPDSQGCYQ comes from the exons ATGTCCAGAGTGGAGGCTTTCAGGGACACGAACCTTCGCTCATTACTGAGGGAGTCACGCACCGACATTGCCATGGCCGTGGACGACCCTTTCCCTCTTGTCTATGGTTTGGCAGACAAAAACATCATCACTGACCAAATGCTCAAG GACACGTTAGAGAAGGAAAGTAGGGAGGGGATCCACAAGGCCATGTACTCGCTCCTGTCCTGGGTCCTGGAACAGAGAAGATCTACCATCCAGGCCTTCTGGAGAAATATGAGCAAGGACTACAACCTGGACAGCTACAGCAAGCTGCAGACACTGCTCTCTAACCTGCACTCCA AACGAGACGCTGCAGGTTCCAGAGGTGAGAAGAGATCCCCGAGATGTGACAAAACTCCTcacgtgaagaagaggagccatgACGATAGAGAGACCGGCTCCAGCAAGATTTCACACTATCATGCAAAGACAAGCGACGGTCCAG ggGGTAAAGTAAAGTTATACAGAGTGAAGAATGAAGCTCCAGCACCTCAGCTAACATCTGGAAATa GTGTGCAGGTTGTGTCCTCCTCAGTCCAGGGAGGagtcaccctctcctcctcctcttcctcctcctcttcctccactgagCTGTCAGTCAGCCATGAAGCCAGAGAAAAGATCCACATCAAGCAGGTGTTTGGCTCGGACG GGACCAGAAAGTGCATTAAAGAGGACACCAGTGCAGAGCTCAAGTTCAAGGCTGCTAAGAGCACATTTCACCACAAGGGGGGGACAACCACAGGCATGAAG GTTCATTACAATGACGATGAGTGTGCAGTGTGTAAGGACGGAGGGGAGCTGCTCTGTTGTGATGGTTGTCCTCGAGCGTTACATCTGACCTGCCTCGACCCTCCACTCACAACCATACCAAG TGGCAGCTGGCAGTGTGAGCAGTGCCGtggagtgaaaagagagaaagaccaACTTACTTTACAA gCTGTCGTGGCTCAGCCTCAGCAGACAAACACCAACACCTTCATAGAtgcctccttcttctcctccctgtcgtcctcctccctcacaAGTGTCACAGCTTCTGTGAATGGACCCGCTGCCAGAAACCAG TGCTCAGGTCTGGACAGCGTGAGGGAGGTGTGTGGCCTGTGCCGTCTCGGAGGAGACCTGACTCAGTGCCTCCAGTGTTTGGGGCGTTTCCACGTGCACTGCCTCTTCTCAAA AGGGAGATCCATCTGCTCGTCCTGCTCGTCCTGCTCCAGACCCTGGGGCAGCTCTGCAGAAAAAGAGGCTGAACCCAGAGGCTCACAG ctcaCCCCAGCGGTTCAAAACACACTCAGTCATGATCAGATCACCTCTGCCCCGGAGCCCATCCTCCATACGGCCGAACTGGACTCCATCCTGGGAGAT CAGGGATCCATGGACGGCATCTTGCAGTGGGCTTTTCACAACATCTCCCGGCCTCTTCCAGACTCACAAGGGTGTTACCAGTGA